In Dermacentor variabilis isolate Ectoservices chromosome 11, ASM5094787v1, whole genome shotgun sequence, one genomic interval encodes:
- the LOC142564107 gene encoding transcription elongation factor, mitochondrial-like: MRLRCPVRYFNRVNLFRALGPFQDACTLEVGGVRSISFGQQYTREQQDQILRVLNNSSEKELRKLSISPLNIMRILHHREENSGFASMEHVGAIDGMQTRGLARICETILYGKKPQEKRLPDRGNSIIPQLTLERIESVTDIVAIDVSPPFMTWAHVTWDHFVLALERVQFLEDKVQPHLYNYYNAVQQVLRQLPPASLYVVEQKAQRHKGELAQSQSQLTVQAMLVALLSHGKQLQPQVISIKSSAITNLFDLNVGNERVSGQGTLKKLVDAGMISFQGNLKSIYFKETSVNREHFCGVLLLARAFYMLAKT, translated from the exons ATGAGGTTGCGATGCCCGGTGCGGTATTTTAATCGTGTGAACTTGTTCAGAGCCCTCGGACCTTTTCAGGATGCGTGTACCCTTGAAGTT GGCGGTGTCCGGTCGATATCCTTTGGCCAGCAGTACACCCGTGAGCAGCAGGACCAGATCCTGAGGGTCCTGAACAACTCGTCGGAAAAGGAGCTGCGCAAGCTGTCCATCAGCCCGCTGAACATCATGCGCATCCTGCACCACCGCGAGGAGAACAGCGGCTTTGCCAGCATGGAGCACGTGGGTGCCATCGACGGCATGCAGACGCGCGGCCTGGCCAGGATCTGCGAGACCATCCTGTATGGAAAGAAGCCGCAGGAGAAGAGGCTGCCCGACAGGGGGAATAGCATCATCCCTCAACTAACACTGGAGAGGATTGAG AGCGTCACCGACATAGTGGCCATAGATGTGAGTCCTCCGTTCATGACGTGGGCCCACGTGACATGGGACCACTTTGTGCTCGCCCTCGAACGAGTGCAGTTCCTCGAAGACAAGGTGCAGCCTCACCTGTATAACTACTACAATGCA GTGCAGCAGGTGTTGAGGCAGCTGCCGCCCGCGAGCCTCTACGTGGTCGAGCAGAAGGCACAGCGGCACAAGGGCGAACTTGCCCAGAGCCAAAGCCAACTGACCGTGCAGGCCATGCTGGTGGCGCTGCTGAGCCATGGCAAGCAGCTGCAGCCGCAG GTGATTTCCATAAAGTCGTCCGCTATCACAAACCTCTTCGACCTGAACGTCGGCAACGAGCGAGTGTCTGGCCAGGGCACGCTCAAGAAACTGGTGGATGCTGGCATGATCAGCTTCCAAGGAAACTTGAAGAGCATCTACTTTAAAGAAACATCCGTCAACAGAGAACACTTTTGTGGAGTCCTTCTACTAGCCAGGGCGTTCTACATGCTCGCCAAGACTTGA
- the LOC142564108 gene encoding putative glutathione-specific gamma-glutamylcyclotransferase 2: protein MWVFGYGSLMWKADFLYNRKLVGYVKGYVRRFWQASEDHRGVPGKPGRVVTLVPSSDPNDCVWGVAYEIPEAERDEVIGRLDFREKDGYDRVQVLFYPGKSEEKPFSLTIYVAQKENPFYLGPANALDIARQIHDAEGPSGSNREYLLSLIECMRNIAPHVRDQHLLDIEQNLLNLETVVAEKKKTPSHHHQPTSHEESRRAQHEDSRRAEVA, encoded by the exons ATGTGGGTCTTCGGGTATGGCTCGCTTATGTGGAAAGCGGATTTCCTATACAACCGCAAGCTTGTCGGTTATGTCAAGGGATACGTGCGTCGGTTTTGGCAGGCCAGCGAAGACCACCGTGGAGTCCCCGGCAAA CCGGGACGTGTGGTGACCTTGGTACCGTCGTCGGACCCAAAC GATTGCGTTTGGGGCGTCGCTTACGAAATACCCGAGGCTGAAAGAGATGAAGTCATCGGCCGCCTCGACTTCCGCGAGAAAGACGGCTACGACAGG GTGCAGGTGTTGTTCTACCCCGGCAAATCCGAGGAGAAGCCCTTCTCGCTCACCATTTACGTAGCGCAGAAGGAGAACCCCTTCTACCTGGGACCTGCCAATGCACTGGACATTGCCCGGCAGATCCACGACGCCGAGGGGCCAAGCGGCTCCAACCGCGAGTACCTCCTCTCGCTCATCGAGTGCATGCGCAACATCGCACCACACGTTCGGGACCAGCACCTGTTGGACATCGAGCAAAACCTGCTCAACCTCGAAACGGTAGtggcggaaaagaaaaaaacgccatCGCACCATCACCAGCCAACGAGCCACGAAGAGAGCCGAAGAGCGCAGCATGAAGACAGCCGGCGCGCTGAGGTTGCCTGA